The sequence below is a genomic window from Synechococcus sp. PCC 7335.
CAAATCGGTATTGCCATCTTCTACATGCAGCACATGCCAGCCATATGCCTCGAAGCGCTTGCTCACATCTTCAGTAAAGGCAATATCAGTCGAACCATCAATCGAAATATGATTATCGTCGTATAGAGCAATCAGCTTCCCTAGGCCCAAGTGACCAGCCAAAGAGCAAGCCTCACCCGAGACGCCCTCCATGTTGCAACCGTCACCCATGATTGTGTAGGTGTAGTGGTCTACTACTGCGCAGTCGGGCTTGTTGAACTTAGCTGCTAAATGCGCCTCGGCCATCGCTAAACCCACTGCATTGCAGATGCCCTGACCTAGCGGGCCAGTGGTTACTTCAACACCAGCAGTCTCAAAGTTCTCGGGATGTCCAGGTGTCGTAGAGCCCCACTGACGAAACTGCTTGATATCGTCCATGCTCACGCTGTCATAGCCGGTGAGATAGAGCATGGCGTATTGCAGCATACAGCCATGCCCCGCCGAAAGCACAAATCTATCGCGGTTAAACCATTGAGGGTTCTTAGGATTGTGCCGGATGAACTTATCCCACAGCACAAACGACATGGGCGCAGCACCCATTGGCAAACCAGGATGACCTGACTTGGATTTGTTGACGGCGTCAATCGCCAAAAATCTAATGGAATTTATACAAAGTGTTTCGAGCGATTGGGTTGCAACAGCCATGGTCTTTTTAGTGAGGAGGTGGACAGTAAGAAGGTTGATAAAAAGAAATAGAAAGTGAAAAGCGAACCCTATGCGATGGACAAAAGCTAGCAGCCAATCTGCCTAGAAGATGTCTGTTAGCTTTACGGCCTGCTAACTTATAGGATGCTGATGCTAGGTCTACTAACTCTATACAGTGTGAGGTTTACTCTACAAAAAGTGCTTAAAAAGACTTGAGAATTTCCAAGCATTATACCGATGAATTTGTAACATCTGTGACCGTTTGATGAGAACTCGTCAGCGTTTTCTCACTATAACTATAGTCAGCTATAGTCAAGCCATGGCCACCTGGCTGAAGTATACCTTGTTAGTCAAAAGCCTATATAACAGCTAGCTAGATGAACTCAGGGTGAACGTAGGCATAGCCTTATCTTGAAGGCTGCTTCACTACCGCTGTAATGCACTTATTCTGAAGAACCCATCTGGCAGACCCGTCTGGCAAACTCGTTTCTACTCACTGTATTTCTTGAAATTTCTTGAAAGCGAGGGTAACGTTATGCCCTCCAAAGCCAAAGGAATTTGAGAGCGCTACAGTGACCTCTTGCTCACGGCTCTGAGCAGGAACGTAGTCTAAATCGCAGTCCGGGTCGGGGGTTTCTAGGTTGATTGTAGGCGGCACTCTATCATTAGCAACAGCCATAACTGCTGCCACGCCCTCGATACCACCTGATCCACCTAGTAGGTGGCCCGTCATACTTTTGGTCGAACTTACGGTGATGTTGTAGGCATGCTGGCCAAGGACGGTCTTAATCGCGGCAGTCTCGTTCGGATCGTTGACTGGGGTGCTAGTGCCGTGAGCATTGATATAGCTCACTTCATCCGGTGACAGATTGCCATCTTTTAGAGCGTGACGGATAGCTCGCACTGCGCCTTCACCACCCGGTGCGATACCGGTCATGTGATAGGCATCACAGCTCATACCGTAACCGACGATCTCCGCATAGATACGAGCGCCTCGGCTCAGCGCATGTTCTAGCTCTTCTAAGATTAAGATGCCTGCCCCTTCACCCAGGACAAAGCCATCTCGATCCTGGTCAAAGGGACGACTAGCATGAGTAGGATCGTCGTTGCGAGTAGACATTGCTCGCATAGAAGAAAAGCCCGCGAAGGTCAAAGGCGTAACGGCAGACTCGGTGCCACCGCAAATCATGGCCTGGGCGTAGCCGTTTTGAACTAGACGAAAGGCATCTCCAATAGCATTTGAACCCGCAGCGCACGCGGTCACAGAACAGGAGTTAGGGCCCTTTGCACCGGTTTGAATCGCAGTCAGGCCAGCGGCCATGTTAGCAATCATCATCGGAATCATGAATGGACTACAGCGGCTAGGACCTTTGTTTAAATAGATCTCTTGCTGCTCTTCCATCACCTGAATACCCCCAATACCAGTGCCGATCATTACACCGATTTGTTCAGCGTTTAGATCGGTGATCTTTAGGGTGGCATCGGCGATCGCTTGTTTGCTAGCGGCGATCGCAAAATGAGCAAACCGCGCCGCTCGCTTCACATCCTTACGGTCCATATAGTCGAGCGGGTCAAAACCTTTGACTTCGCCGGCGATCTGACTAGCATGCGCAGAAGCATCAAATGCCGTCACTAGGCCAATGCCGTTCTTGCTCTCCAGCAGCCCCTGCCAATAATCAGCTAGCGTATTGCCAATCGGCGTAATTGCGCCCATACCTGTGACAACAACCCGCTTTCGTTCTTGCTTATCTTCTAAATCAGCCATAGTTCTAAGGACAACATCGGGGGAATAGCCGAACACCAGCTATCATTCAAACGTCGAATCACACCGCTCAAAGCAAACTTTGCAGAAGTAACTTGCTAACACTCACTTGCTTAGATCGTACTACCTAGATCGTTGCAATCATTGCACCAAGAAAGATAAAGACAAAAAGCAAATGAAAGTTAGGATTCATACCGCTATGGCCGTGTATCAAGACTTAGGTGCCGTGTATCAAGGCTTAGGTATCGATTTGAAGCTGATAGCTTTGGTAGGACAGGGCCACTCATATCGTTAAGCAGCTAGCTAGGTAGCCCTACAAGCTGGTCTGATAGTCTAAGCTCCATAGCTCAGAAATAGTTCTGACCTTAGCAGTTTAGCCTTAGCAGCTAGCTCTACACCTAGAAGTAAGTACTATGGCCAGTAGATATCACAGCCTACATAGGCCTAGCTATCAGATGCTTATGCCTGTGCCTTTTCGATAAATTCAACTGCCGATTCCACGGTTGTGATACTCTCAGCTGCCTCATCAGGAATTTCAATATCGAATTCTTCTTCTAGCGCCATAACTAGCTCAACGGTATCTAAAGAGTCAGCCCCTAAGTCGTTAGCAAAGCTAGCTTCCGGTTTTACTTCCGCTTCGTCTACACCGAGCTGTTCAGAAACGATCTTCTGAACTTTCCCTAAAATCTCTTCACTCATTACTATACTTACCTTCAAACAGCAGCAAAAAGTGCAAAAACCAGCCGAAACTACCAGCTACATCCCAAGGACGTCAAGTAGCTTTTTATCAAACAGGCAAACCGTTCTTTAAGTTAAAAACCTTTACGTCTGTAGCGACGACCGTTTCTAGCAGTCTGCATTTTTAAGCTTCACTATCTTATAGGAAAGCGGGACACCCGGTAATTTACTCCGCCTATCTCTCCGGTGAGATTAAAACTTGATGTGAAGCGAATATTACGTTCCATAAATTTTTGCCTACCTTGTTAAGGTATGGCTGATGCCAGCGAGATACACTGCTGGTGGGTCGGGGAACCCTTGCTCGCACTCGCTTAGCGATATTGCAACAATAATTCTGGAGTCTGTACTTCATGTCTCATTCAGTCAAAATTTACGATACCTGTATTGGTTGTACGCAGTGCGTCCGTGCCTGCCCTACCGATGTTTTAGAGATGGTGCCTTGGGATGGTTGCCGGGCTGGGCAGATCGCTGCCTCTCCCCGCACAGAAGATTGTGTTGGCTGCAAGCGTTGCGAAACAGCTTGTCCAACCGACTTTCTAAGCATCCGTGTTTATTTAGGTGCAGAGACCAGTCGGAGCATGGGTTTAGCTTACTAGAGACATCTATAAGCGCAGCCGCCTAGTTAAGGCTCCTACAAAACCCCATTGAAAGCCTTCAACACCTTCGACAAACTTCATCGAAGCCTTCGCTAGTCAAAGATTAGCGAAGGCTTTTTGGCGATGACCTCTAGCAGCTACATCCTAGTAACTACGCCGAACTCTATCTTGCTGCGACAGCTTTTTCGACGGCTAACAGGCTGCCTAGCACCCCTAGTCCGGTGCCTAGTAGCACTAATGAGCAAGGTAGTACCATCCATTGGTGAGATGAGAGCTGGAGACCGTTCGCTAAAAATTCGATGAAGCTAGGTTGACCGTTACCAGTAGATACAGATCTTAAGCCTTGTTGAGCCGCAAGTAAGAGACCCCACGCACCGCCAGCACCAATGATGCCAAAGACCGCCCCCTGAATAAGAAATGGTAGGTAAATCCAGATACGAGTGGCACCGACTAACTGCATGACCTCGATTTCCTGCCGGCGGGCGATCGCAATCAGCCGAATTGTCGTCGTCACCACTGTGGTCGCGGCAATACTCAGCAGGCTCACCACCACAAGACTTGCCCATTGCAATCCTATATTAAGATCTCGAAGCTGCTGAATCATTTCACTTACATACAGCACTTCATCGACGCCAGGTAAATTCTTTAGTGTCGCTGCCAGCTGAGGAACCTGCTGGGTATCTCTAGCTTTTACCTTCAGCTCGTCAACCAGTGGATTACCATTGAGCTGATCAATCGCGTTCGAGATATTAGACAGTCCTAAGTCCGAAGTTAGCTGTGACCAAGCCTGCTCCCTGCTTACCGCTTCTACACTGACAACGCCCGGCAACTGACTCACCTGTTCAGTCAAAGTGTCAGCACCTACGCCACTTTCTAGATAGGTTGAAATCACCAGCTGTGAACCGAACTGGTTTAGCATTCCTTCAACCTGCCAGCTCACTTGCAGACTAGTCCCAAACAAAAAAAGTAAGACCGTCATCGTGCTGATAGCAGCCCAATTCATCCAGCCGCCGCGCTGCAACCCTCTGAAGGTCTCTTGAAATAAATAGTCTGTTCTAGCTAAAGATTTCAGCACAGATTTTGGGCGCAAGAGCATAGGGTAGGTTCTTAGCGTTTTGACACAAGACAATCACAATCAAGATGCCCTGAATCAATCTGAGTTGATACATTTACATCTGAGTGTGAAACATAAGGTGTCGTTGACTAATCCGCCTACATCTGTGAAGGAGCCTCTTTGAGGGAATACTCGACTGACTTTGGGGCTGAACCTGTAGCTTAAGGATTATCGGCTTGAAGTCGCTACAGCGAAGTCGGTGTGAGTTGTTACAATGTGGGGAAGAACATTGCTCAAACTGGACTTAGTTACGAAGACCCATGGCCGCAGTCATCGACGTTGAAAAGAAAAAGCTGAAGAAACCGCCGCTCACCGTTCACCAGATGGGCGATCGTGTCCTCCGCCAGCCCGCCAAACGGGTTGCCAAGATAGACAACGCTCTGCGCGATCTTGTCCGCAAGATGCTGCAGACAATGTATAGCGAGGACGGTATTGGCTTAGCTGCCCCTCAGGTTGGTGTGAATAAGCAGCTCCTCGTTATAGACGCTGACCCTGAAAATGAAGCGGCTTCAGCTCTGGTATTGGTCAACCCCAAAATTATTCGCTACAGTGACGAGCTAGCCGCTGGTCAGGAAGGTTGTCTGAGCATCCCGGGCGTCTATCTAGATGTAATTCGTCCTGCCGCCATAGAAGTTAGCTTCAAAGATGAGAATGGTCGACCCCGTAAGCTGAAGGCGGATGATCTGCTTGCTCGGGTGATTCAGCATGAGATGGATCACCTAAATGGTGTGCTGTTTGTAGATAGGGTGGAAAATACGATTGCGCTCAATCAGGAGCTGCAAAAGAACGGCTTTGCGATCAAACACGTTCAGAAAGTGAAATAGAAGTGGAATGATGCTGGTTGCAGTTATTTTGGCTTTTCTATTTATTAATAGTCGTGCTGCAATTTGCTCTAGATAAATATCTCAGCCAAATCACTTCATAGCCAAATAGTTTTAGAGCGAGCTTTAAGAGATTAAGCTTCAAAAGCAAACTTCATAACAAAAGGAAAATTCTGTGACTCCAAAAAGTGGTGCGTTGTTGGGTGTGGCCTGTTTGACTGCGATCGCAGCCGTCGGCTCAATGTTTGAACTTTCTTCCGGTGATCCAGACTGGGGCAAAGCACCCACCGCTGTCATCCTAGCGCTTAGCATTCCAGTCGGCATCCTGTCATTCATAGAAGCTGTCAAAGACGCCCGCGCCAATATGTGACGAGTCTTTGCCTGTAATAGGACTCTTAATTAAGAATAGAAAACACTTAAAAAGCCTGGATGATCTTTTGCTCATCCAGGCTACTTGTATCTAGAAGCGCTTTATTCGTACAACCAGGGCTTCATAGTGGGCTCCCAGCTACATAGGTCTTCACCAAACCATAGCTTGATCTCGCTTTGTGCGGTTTCGGATGCATCGGAGCCATGAATTAGGTTGCGGCCAATCGTAATGCCGTAATCACCGCGAATCGTTCCTGGTTCAGCCTCTAAAGGATTGGTTGCGCCGATCAGCTTGCGGGCAGAAGCAATTACACCTTCACCTTCCCAAACCATAGCTACGACCGGTGCTGAGATGATGTATTCAACCAAACTACTGAAGAAAGGCCGCTCTTTATGCACAGCATAGTGAGACTCAGCCAATTCACGCGATACAGACATCTGCTTCATACCCACTAGGGTAAATCCCTTCGTCTCGAACCGGCTGATGATATCGCCCACCAAACCCCGCTGAACGCCATCGGGCTTGATCATGATGAAACTTTTTTCCACGGCTTAAGACTCCTAACTGCTTTTAACCTTTCCTATGCTCAGTAAATGAGGTCAGTTTGTAAAGCCCTTCCTTGACCAAAAAATGATGGCAGTCCGCACTTATCGCTTTCGTAGAATGGCTTATACCAATCACTAGAGGTTACGTCCTGACTGCAGCTTGATGCCTTCTTAGACGTTCATCTCTTTGGCCTTAGCCTTCTGCATGAGATCTCCATTGACTACTTAGAACTGAACTTGGCTTTCATGAATTACCCCTGCTTGGCTACAGGCATCCGTGCTGTACCAGCCGGCAGAATATCCGTAGACATCAATGTATGAGCGCGTGCGAATAGTACAGAGGATACGGCCATTAGGCGTTGCTCTGATATTCGAGGGAGGCGCATTAACGAGCGCAGCTTGACGCGAGACAACGCTAGGCGCAGCGCTTTCATAGGTTGAGTAGCTGCAAACGACATTCAACATATTCCTAGTAGCTTGTGACTGCGGGGTACGCACAATCCCATCGTCTAATGTTGTCCAAGCGCCTCCACCTGCACAATGCGCTTGACTAGGGATTGGCTCACCTGCAAAGAAGTAAATAAACCGAGTATCGTCACGGTCAATGCTATAGATCGAGTCTAAGTCGACGACAACTGACTGACCACCCGTTGCCTGACCTGCATAGTAGGTATTACTTTGGGCGATCGCAGGTGCAGCGTATCCAACAGTAAGGCCAATGCATGAAGCGAATAGTTTAGAGATTGAATTCATTAAGGTGATTGGTCCACAGCAGAGATGTTGATTGTGACAGGACTTAGAGCGGTCTTATTTGCCAACAGTTAGCGCTCAGTTCTGATATGGTTTGCATGATGCCTAAGCTAGTTGGATTTAATTAGACTAAGTATTTGCTTGGTATAGATTTCTATATCAGCCTGGTGTGAGGATATTCTAGAAGTCCGAGAGGTACTTTTTTTAGCAAAATTACTTTACTCACCAGGAGGCGATCACCAGACTCTATAGCTCTCTATAGCTACAGTCTGCACAGCTAGCTATTAGTCGTCGAATTTAGTAGTCAAATTGAGTTCTGACGAGTTCTCTTCATAGGCTACTCTAATCAAGAAGCCATACAGCTCAATCATGACAACCTACTACTTCATAGCTGCTAGCCAGCGCTTTTTACTTGAAGAAGAGCCCTTCGCGGAGGTTCTAGAAGAGCGTTACCGCCAGTACCAGTCACAAGAGAAAGAACCTGACTTTTGGCTAATCAAACAACCTGCGTTTCTAGAGGCGCCCGAACTAGCTGAAGTCAAAGAAAAGTGCCCTCAGCCTGTAGCTGCTGTGGTCTCTACTGACAAAACATTTATTACTTGGCTAAAGCTTCGCCTAGAATATGTTGCCAAGGGCGAATTTGAAGCGCCTTCTGAGACTATTCCCCATCCGCTAGCCTCTTTGGAAACCGCCGCTTAATCGGTCGTTTCCGCTCTCTCTGCTTCAGATCTTTTCTACTGCTCTAGCGCATCTTTTTCTGTAAAAAGGCGATCATGAAACCGTTCTACCGTTCGACACTAGCGACTTTGTTATGGGGCACCTCTGCCTTCTTTGCTCCGTTACTAATGGCGACAACACTAGCGTCCGCACAGTCAGATCCACCAGTCTGTCCACCTCCAGGCGACCAAGAATACCTACTCCTAGTACGTGGCGAAGACGAAGCCGAGCGCAGTGATATTGCATCTATACTGCCCGTCGAAAGCTCTGTAATCATTTGCCGATATCTCGACGAAGTGCTAGTACGTGCAGGGGGCTTTACTCAATTAGAAACCGTTAACGCCTGGGCTAGCTATATGAGCTCAGAAGCAGACTACGAAAGCTTCGTCATTCGACCTGGCGACCAAATTAACGATCAGACCGTAGCTAGCGGCAGTACATCGCCCGAAACCGTACCGGAGACAACAACCGCGCCGGTAATTGAAACTGAGCCAGAAACTGAGCCAGAAACTGAGTCAGAAACCGCACCAGAAGCAACCGCGCCAATTGAAACTGAGCCAGAAACCGCGCCAGAAGCAACCGTTAGCCCAGAAGCAACGGAGACGCAATCTGCTGCTGCGCCTATTACCCCTACCTTTGAGCCGACTCGCTTAGAAACGGGCTACGCAGTTTTGGTCGATTACAGCAGTAACCCGGAGATTGCCGAAACTCTCAGTCAGCTCGTCTCTTCGGTAGGGCTAGCTGTCTATCAGCAACGTCCATATCTATTGGCAAGCTATAGCGAGAGTGAAGACACCGCCGCGACAACTTTACAAGAACTTAGCAATGCCCAGCTAGCTGCCGTGGTAGTCGATGCGCAAGAAGTTGTACAAATCTCAAAATCAGTTGTTATATCTAACAACTAACTCCTGTCACCAGCCAAGTTATTCTATCTACCCAACTAGCTAGCATCAGCCGTGAAGTCAACCCACCGTGAAGTTTGACCAACGATGAATAGAACTCGCTAACTCAACCAGCCAGGGGTAGATAGCCAAGCTACTAGCACCCCTAGCATCGCACCGACAATCACCTGTACAGGCGTATGGCCAAGTAGTTCTTTCAGTCGATCTTCATTAAATTCTGAATGCTCTTGAAACAGCTCATCTAGAATTTGGTTGAGGATCTTAGCTTGCTTGCCTGCTGCTTGCCGCACCCCTGCAGCGTCGTACATTACGATTACAGCAAACACCGAGGTCACTGCAAAAGCAGGTGTGCTCCAGCCAATCGTTTGACCTACCCCGCAGGCAAGGGCAGTGACTAATGCAGAATGGGCGCTAGGCATACCGCCAGTTTCGACTAAGACCTTAGGATTGATGGAGCGGTGCTGGACGAATTCGAACACTAGTTTGAGGGCTTGAGCTGAAAGACAGGCGACAAGGGCCACCCAAAGCACATGATTTTGAAAAACGTCGCTGAAGTCCTGCATGAGTCGGGATAGTGGCAAGTTAAGGAATGGTGAGTACGGGCTTGAAAATCAAAAGCTAATGCGTACGAGCAGTGATGAACTGGGCGATCGCCACTAAAGGCTGAGCCCCTTCGCCAAATTCTGAGAGTTCTGAGATCGCATCGGCCACTAGCTGTTCGGCCTTCCGCTGAGATTCTTCTAACCCCCATAGGCTAGGGTAAGTCGCCTTTTGAGCTGCAATATCTTTACCGATAGATTTGCCTAACGTCTCAGGCGTAGAAGTGATATCCAACACATCATCGACGATTTGAAAGGCCAGTCCAATCCGTTGAGCATATCGCCGCAGCCGATCGACGACAGCTTCGGATGCGCCGGCTAGCATGGCGCCACTAGTCACCGACACTTCCAGCAGCGCCGCCGTCTTGTGCATATGAATGAATGTCAGTGTCTCTTCATCGACGAGCGTTCCTTCTGAAGCTAGATCAACCACCTGCCCACCGACTAGCCCTTCTGCGCCCACTGCCCGGCCGAGCTGCGCCACTACTTTTAAAATGTGTTGTGGATCGGCGCCGTCTGAGCCCTGCGGCGTTTGGGTTGCAATGTGCTCGAAAGCATAGGTCAGCAGGGCATCACCGGCCAATACCGCCACCCCTTCACCGTACACTTTGTGATTGGTCAATTTGCCCCGGCGATAGTCGTCATCATCCATAGCAGGCAGATCGTCATGAATCAGCGACATGGTATGGACCATCTCTAGGGCACAGGCAGTGGGCATCGCAATATTCGCACTAGCGCCAAGCATCTCACAGGTCGCCAGACATAGAATCGGCCGTAGTCGTTTGCCCCCAGCTAGCAAGGAGTAACGCATAGCCTCATAGATCTGTTCGGGATAGACTACTGGCAAAGCTGCATCGATTGCGGCTTCAACCTGGCAGGAGCGATCGCTAAGATAGCTTTTGAGATCGAAAGTGCTGGGGCTATCGAGATTGGTGGTCGCCATGAGAGGAGATGGGAGAAGGTGTTAACGGATGATGTCTTTAAAGGATTTTGACTTTGGAAGCGTCTGAATTCGAAGGATAGTAACTTCAGACTATGAAACAGGATTCTGAAAAGCTAGGTATAGTCAAATAGTGTTTCGATAAGGCGATAGTTCAGAGCTGGCAATTAGCTTGTGGGCTATTTATGGGTTACTTATGGGCTAAAGGGAATATGGTTGCGATCGCAATAACTCTTAATTGTGTTTTCTAACAGCATGGTCACCGTCATAGGACCAATCCCACCCGGAACCGGGGTGATCGCTCCAGCGATCGGCTCTACGCTGTCAAAGTCCACATCGCCAACCAACTTAGGTTTGCTAGTAGTCTCGTCTTCTACACGATTGATACCGACATCAATCACTGTCGCTCCAGGCTTTACCATCCCCTTAGTGATCAACTGAGGGATACCGACCGCTGCTATAAGAATATCGGCTGAGCGCGTCAGTTCAGACAAATTTTCTGTCTTAGAATGAGCAAACGTTGGTGTTGCATTTGCGGCTAGCAGCATTAGCCCAATCGGCTTACCCACCAAGATACTGCGGCCCAAAACCACAGCTCGCTTGCTAGCCAAGGGCACATCGTAGGCTGCCAGCAGTCGCATAATCCCGGCGGGTGTACAGCTACGCAGCCCCGGTTCACCTCTGACTAGCCGGCCTAAATTAAGAGGATGTAGACCGTCCGCGTCTTTATTAGAATCGATTAGAGTTAGCAGACTAGAGGGCTCTAGATGACTAGGCAAAGGTAGCTGCACCAAAATGCCGTCTACGTTCGGATTTTCGTTGAGCGTCAGAATTTCTCGGGCAACCTCATTCT
It includes:
- the fabF gene encoding beta-ketoacyl-ACP synthase II codes for the protein MADLEDKQERKRVVVTGMGAITPIGNTLADYWQGLLESKNGIGLVTAFDASAHASQIAGEVKGFDPLDYMDRKDVKRAARFAHFAIAASKQAIADATLKITDLNAEQIGVMIGTGIGGIQVMEEQQEIYLNKGPSRCSPFMIPMMIANMAAGLTAIQTGAKGPNSCSVTACAAGSNAIGDAFRLVQNGYAQAMICGGTESAVTPLTFAGFSSMRAMSTRNDDPTHASRPFDQDRDGFVLGEGAGILILEELEHALSRGARIYAEIVGYGMSCDAYHMTGIAPGGEGAVRAIRHALKDGNLSPDEVSYINAHGTSTPVNDPNETAAIKTVLGQHAYNITVSSTKSMTGHLLGGSGGIEGVAAVMAVANDRVPPTINLETPDPDCDLDYVPAQSREQEVTVALSNSFGFGGHNVTLAFKKFQEIQ
- a CDS encoding ABC transporter permease, whose translation is MLLRPKSVLKSLARTDYLFQETFRGLQRGGWMNWAAISTMTVLLFLFGTSLQVSWQVEGMLNQFGSQLVISTYLESGVGADTLTEQVSQLPGVVSVEAVSREQAWSQLTSDLGLSNISNAIDQLNGNPLVDELKVKARDTQQVPQLAATLKNLPGVDEVLYVSEMIQQLRDLNIGLQWASLVVVSLLSIAATTVVTTTIRLIAIARRQEIEVMQLVGATRIWIYLPFLIQGAVFGIIGAGGAWGLLLAAQQGLRSVSTGNGQPSFIEFLANGLQLSSHQWMVLPCSLVLLGTGLGVLGSLLAVEKAVAAR
- a CDS encoding divergent PAP2 family protein yields the protein MQDFSDVFQNHVLWVALVACLSAQALKLVFEFVQHRSINPKVLVETGGMPSAHSALVTALACGVGQTIGWSTPAFAVTSVFAVIVMYDAAGVRQAAGKQAKILNQILDELFQEHSEFNEDRLKELLGHTPVQVIVGAMLGVLVAWLSTPGWLS
- the folD gene encoding bifunctional methylenetetrahydrofolate dehydrogenase/methenyltetrahydrofolate cyclohydrolase FolD, whose protein sequence is MAQLLDGKALAKQIQTDRILAIRAWTQQVGRPPGLAVLMVGDNPASAAYVRNKERACERIGVASLGKHLPKQISQNEVAREILTLNENPNVDGILVQLPLPSHLEPSSLLTLIDSNKDADGLHPLNLGRLVRGEPGLRSCTPAGIMRLLAAYDVPLASKRAVVLGRSILVGKPIGLMLLAANATPTFAHSKTENLSELTRSADILIAAVGIPQLITKGMVKPGATVIDVGINRVEDETTSKPKLVGDVDFDSVEPIAGAITPVPGGIGPMTVTMLLENTIKSYCDRNHIPFSP
- the ndk gene encoding nucleoside-diphosphate kinase, whose protein sequence is MEKSFIMIKPDGVQRGLVGDIISRFETKGFTLVGMKQMSVSRELAESHYAVHKERPFFSSLVEYIISAPVVAMVWEGEGVIASARKLIGATNPLEAEPGTIRGDYGITIGRNLIHGSDASETAQSEIKLWFGEDLCSWEPTMKPWLYE
- the psaC gene encoding photosystem I iron-sulfur center protein PsaC — translated: MSHSVKIYDTCIGCTQCVRACPTDVLEMVPWDGCRAGQIAASPRTEDCVGCKRCETACPTDFLSIRVYLGAETSRSMGLAY
- a CDS encoding MgPME-cyclase complex family protein, with the translated sequence MTTYYFIAASQRFLLEEEPFAEVLEERYRQYQSQEKEPDFWLIKQPAFLEAPELAEVKEKCPQPVAAVVSTDKTFITWLKLRLEYVAKGEFEAPSETIPHPLASLETAA
- the acpP gene encoding acyl carrier protein produces the protein MSEEILGKVQKIVSEQLGVDEAEVKPEASFANDLGADSLDTVELVMALEEEFDIEIPDEAAESITTVESAVEFIEKAQA
- the crtE gene encoding geranylgeranyl diphosphate synthase CrtE, encoding MATTNLDSPSTFDLKSYLSDRSCQVEAAIDAALPVVYPEQIYEAMRYSLLAGGKRLRPILCLATCEMLGASANIAMPTACALEMVHTMSLIHDDLPAMDDDDYRRGKLTNHKVYGEGVAVLAGDALLTYAFEHIATQTPQGSDGADPQHILKVVAQLGRAVGAEGLVGGQVVDLASEGTLVDEETLTFIHMHKTAALLEVSVTSGAMLAGASEAVVDRLRRYAQRIGLAFQIVDDVLDITSTPETLGKSIGKDIAAQKATYPSLWGLEESQRKAEQLVADAISELSEFGEGAQPLVAIAQFITARTH
- the def gene encoding peptide deformylase; the encoded protein is MAAVIDVEKKKLKKPPLTVHQMGDRVLRQPAKRVAKIDNALRDLVRKMLQTMYSEDGIGLAAPQVGVNKQLLVIDADPENEAASALVLVNPKIIRYSDELAAGQEGCLSIPGVYLDVIRPAAIEVSFKDENGRPRKLKADDLLARVIQHEMDHLNGVLFVDRVENTIALNQELQKNGFAIKHVQKVK